In Desulfomonile tiedjei DSM 6799, a genomic segment contains:
- a CDS encoding thioredoxin family protein: MLSDHELMSVQAATERITSPVTVHAAEGSSGDAFGTNLVNTARQICGVSMNRVILEFAADAPMPDKSSLTLSKPGSGKIHYFAAPDDRELAPFLDALTWLGGSEPPASAALEELKNLANPVDLLVLIAPVCPHCPQAVRLALSFAVKQPLITLRIVDAIQFGEIAEEYKVKSTPTTIVNGARTLVGTLSESDLLRSILESDNESALTETLDSMIKSGRAEDAGRLICQKKAAPAILPIYLAKEFSTRMGALVAMEEALEIDPNSLDAIVDDLISLLSQDDVALRGDTAELLGKIGNKAAEPALRQAAQDDDPDVRDAAMEALEALGSREDEI; this comes from the coding sequence ATGCTTTCAGATCATGAACTTATGAGTGTTCAGGCTGCAACGGAACGGATTACATCACCAGTAACCGTGCACGCAGCGGAAGGATCATCCGGCGACGCTTTCGGAACCAATCTGGTCAATACAGCCAGACAGATCTGCGGAGTCTCCATGAATCGCGTGATCCTCGAGTTTGCCGCGGATGCTCCCATGCCTGATAAATCTTCGCTCACGCTCTCGAAACCGGGTTCCGGAAAGATCCATTACTTTGCCGCTCCTGATGACCGGGAACTCGCCCCCTTTTTGGATGCCCTGACCTGGCTTGGAGGATCTGAACCTCCCGCATCGGCCGCTCTCGAGGAACTGAAGAATCTCGCTAACCCTGTCGATCTCCTCGTTCTGATCGCACCGGTCTGCCCTCACTGTCCCCAGGCGGTAAGACTTGCACTCTCTTTCGCAGTCAAACAGCCTTTGATAACGCTTCGCATTGTCGATGCAATCCAGTTCGGAGAAATTGCCGAAGAATACAAGGTAAAATCTACTCCGACGACCATCGTGAACGGCGCTCGCACCCTGGTTGGCACTCTCAGCGAAAGCGATCTTCTACGCAGCATCCTGGAAAGTGACAATGAAAGTGCCCTCACGGAAACGCTCGACTCCATGATAAAGTCGGGCCGGGCTGAGGATGCAGGCAGACTGATCTGTCAAAAGAAAGCTGCTCCGGCGATTCTGCCCATATATCTCGCAAAAGAATTCTCCACCCGAATGGGTGCGCTCGTTGCCATGGAAGAAGCCCTGGAAATCGATCCAAACAGTCTGGATGCGATCGTTGACGATCTCATATCATTGCTGTCCCAGGACGACGTTGCGCTAAGGGGCGATACGGCGGAACTGCTCGGTAAAATAGGAAATAAGGCTGCTGAACCGGCGCTCCGGCAAGCAGCTCAGGATGACGATCCGGATGTGCGCGACGCTGCAATGGAAGCATTGGAGGCGTTGGGATCCCGTGAGGATGAGATCTGA
- a CDS encoding lytic transglycosylase domain-containing protein: MVRGIIPLNIILCFLVLISFAEGQVVHPNGIEICSQIIHEMTEGKISRVKAKELSLAIANAGNRHFGKVTCGDMWLYMAIVHIESGFRNNIVNDFNCRGMFQVHAPSWAGKFGIRYADLLDPDINADVGIQVFKYYLLLYRNIASTLSAYNSDHPRAALSYARAVLYTRQKIKKRYTELFKHAATAPRIASEIEGRESEPTK, from the coding sequence ATGGTCAGGGGTATCATACCCTTAAATATAATCCTGTGTTTTCTCGTTCTCATTTCATTTGCCGAAGGACAAGTTGTCCATCCGAACGGCATAGAAATCTGTTCCCAAATCATTCATGAAATGACTGAAGGCAAGATCAGTCGCGTGAAGGCCAAAGAACTCTCTTTGGCAATAGCAAACGCGGGTAATAGGCATTTTGGAAAAGTCACCTGTGGTGACATGTGGCTCTATATGGCTATCGTGCATATAGAGAGCGGATTCAGAAACAACATCGTAAACGACTTTAATTGCAGGGGAATGTTCCAGGTCCATGCTCCCTCTTGGGCGGGAAAATTCGGTATCCGTTACGCAGATCTCCTGGACCCCGATATAAACGCGGATGTGGGCATTCAGGTTTTCAAATACTATCTCCTGTTGTACAGAAATATTGCGTCCACCCTCAGCGCGTATAACAGCGACCATCCGAGAGCTGCTCTCAGTTATGCCAGGGCGGTTCTATACACCCGTCAAAAAATCAAAAAGCGCTACACCGAACTCTTCAAACACGCTGCAACGGCTCCCAGAATAGCTTCAGAGATAGAAGGCAGGGAATCTGAGCCAACAAAGTAA
- a CDS encoding FmdB family zinc ribbon protein produces MPIFEFKCESCGKEFERLIFASDTDPVPCPVCGSEKTRKVLSVFSSNPVERQASAGSCGTRHTGGG; encoded by the coding sequence ATGCCGATTTTCGAATTTAAGTGTGAAAGCTGCGGAAAAGAGTTCGAACGCTTGATCTTTGCCTCTGATACAGATCCGGTCCCATGTCCGGTTTGCGGGTCTGAAAAAACGCGCAAGGTCTTATCGGTTTTTTCATCAAATCCTGTGGAACGGCAGGCATCAGCAGGTTCCTGCGGTACCCGTCATACTGGGGGAGGGTGA
- a CDS encoding phenylacetate--CoA ligase family protein has product MHHVDRNSGILNSEETFSPQDRRAYQEHFLHEVVAHAYASGTPLKKAMDDRGLTPGEIRKLEDLQKLPITKKTDLAEAQKTNPPFGGYVTVPISQLVRIHQSPGPIYDPVGKVPDYWRWKSALHSVGFRPGDIVVNTFAYHLTPAGHMFEEGVSELGGAIIPTGVGNTETQVEIMRKLQVTGYIGTPSFLIAILKKAEEAGIDPRKELNLQIGFLLAEMLPESLRKRFADEYGLIGRQAYGTADVGCIAYECPQVSGMHIHHDVIVEICNPETGEVLAPGDPGEVVVTCRNKIYPLVRFGTGDLSSIVEEPCPCGRTSPRLSRILGRADQLTKVKGMFVHPSQVQKVIDSHPEIARARLLVERPKDQDVMTLEMELKGSAEEGLLAAVERTLREVAKLKGAAKIVPPGSLPEDLKLIEDVRKWD; this is encoded by the coding sequence ATGCATCACGTGGACAGAAACTCCGGGATTTTGAACTCAGAAGAAACTTTTTCCCCTCAGGACAGGAGGGCTTACCAGGAGCATTTCCTGCATGAGGTTGTCGCCCATGCATACGCCTCGGGAACACCGCTCAAGAAGGCCATGGATGACCGAGGCCTTACTCCCGGAGAAATCCGTAAGCTGGAGGATCTCCAAAAACTTCCGATTACAAAGAAGACCGATCTGGCTGAAGCTCAGAAAACGAATCCGCCGTTCGGAGGGTACGTTACCGTGCCCATTTCGCAACTCGTAAGAATACACCAGTCTCCCGGCCCTATTTACGATCCGGTGGGCAAAGTTCCCGATTACTGGCGATGGAAATCGGCTTTACACTCCGTTGGATTTCGGCCCGGCGACATTGTCGTGAACACCTTTGCTTACCACCTGACGCCGGCAGGACACATGTTTGAGGAAGGAGTGTCCGAGCTTGGGGGAGCCATCATACCTACCGGAGTGGGAAATACGGAGACTCAGGTGGAAATTATGAGAAAACTCCAGGTGACCGGGTACATCGGAACACCAAGTTTCCTCATCGCCATTCTCAAAAAAGCGGAGGAAGCGGGTATCGATCCCCGCAAAGAACTCAATCTCCAGATTGGCTTTCTCCTTGCGGAAATGTTGCCGGAATCTCTTCGCAAGAGGTTTGCAGACGAATACGGACTCATCGGCAGACAGGCCTACGGGACCGCGGACGTCGGATGCATCGCGTACGAATGCCCCCAGGTTTCCGGCATGCACATTCATCATGATGTGATCGTGGAAATCTGCAATCCCGAAACCGGCGAGGTCCTTGCCCCGGGAGATCCCGGAGAGGTAGTTGTTACCTGCAGAAACAAAATCTACCCCTTGGTACGTTTCGGCACAGGCGATCTTTCCAGTATCGTGGAAGAGCCTTGTCCTTGCGGTCGCACATCGCCGAGGCTGTCACGCATCCTGGGTCGTGCAGACCAACTTACGAAAGTGAAGGGAATGTTTGTCCATCCGTCGCAGGTGCAGAAGGTCATCGACAGTCATCCGGAAATCGCCAGAGCAAGACTCCTGGTGGAGCGGCCGAAAGATCAGGATGTTATGACCCTGGAAATGGAACTGAAAGGCAGTGCGGAAGAAGGATTGCTGGCTGCCGTGGAACGCACTCTTAGAGAAGTGGCAAAACTGAAGGGAGCAGCGAAGATAGTTCCCCCAGGATCGCTGCCGGAGGATCTGAAACTCATTGAAGATGTTCGGAAATGGGATTAA
- a CDS encoding KGGVGR-motif variant AAA ATPase, with product MLPPDIMLFTWVDVEDLFLRLQQEGNWPNWLRWVRVYWDGLTLGVSPNLGEQAVQWLSEIFESRLRESEGDRFIILENFAANERLLQVYIEISEEQSDNPRLEPTLTRPTTIWPMSKEARESTPLEISSGSELPSIVAFHSFKGGVGRTIHAIAFCEAFVEETGKKVLLVDADLEAPGISWMFEKRMPEIPVSFSDLLSLAHSDIDSSFGQAIEICAHRLQDTLERGIYVLPAFRSPEQVSSLEIRPEHLLKSSEDPYALTMLLAHLGKKLSVDVVVADLRAGFSELSAGLILDPRVFRVLVTTLSSQSVQGTCRLIELLARRTPSAREDWPIPALIISQYPDEYNMSEFALSAQDRLQEALEQLKGSEPEANSDTLIPEIVESRFDPSLLILKKDWEDILKQVRNSQLTRNIRSLIEWVGIVRPKEGGDLITPLTELPKKRADLRIVSADLEYAEKAKSEEFLTTGALSRLAADYRVRVPISVIVGAKGAGKTFTFLQLIRLKHWVTFCQRVHETADVQAQFFPFLASRNLEDSVQEMVARTAREVSTEMNFAESMNSTDIRERIEDWLKSPMTEGEWRRHWIDLLAWAVGFQRLKENAGEEFINKLKSLNKKLIILVDGLEELFLEISDNHEQQNALRALLQQVPEWLQQQAGRPLGILLFVRRDLVLYSIKQNAAQFLSRYESYALRWSQEEALRLVVWIAQTSGIDLGMPPDRVQDASEEELTEKLVPIWGTKLGKNESKEARTAAWVKYALSDLKLQIQARDVVRFLKLAADGSVTDKFWSDRILAPPAIRKALRECSIGKIQEVSQENYPLRDVFEKLRKTETASRQIPFNADEFNLTTKDLKILEENGALLQDGEDCYMPEIFRQGLGFTLKHGKRPRVLALAKRASLRE from the coding sequence ATGTTGCCACCTGACATAATGCTTTTCACATGGGTTGATGTCGAGGATTTGTTTCTCAGACTACAGCAAGAAGGTAATTGGCCTAATTGGCTAAGATGGGTGCGTGTCTATTGGGATGGGCTTACACTAGGAGTTTCACCAAATCTTGGGGAACAAGCGGTACAATGGTTAAGTGAGATTTTTGAATCACGCCTGAGAGAATCCGAGGGAGACAGGTTCATAATCTTGGAGAACTTTGCTGCGAATGAAAGATTGCTTCAAGTGTATATTGAAATTTCAGAGGAACAATCGGATAATCCGCGTCTCGAACCTACGTTGACGCGCCCAACTACCATATGGCCAATGAGCAAAGAAGCTCGGGAGTCAACACCTTTAGAAATATCGAGTGGTTCGGAATTACCCAGTATTGTGGCTTTCCACTCATTCAAAGGGGGTGTGGGGCGGACCATCCATGCCATTGCATTCTGCGAAGCATTTGTTGAGGAAACTGGCAAAAAAGTCCTTTTGGTCGACGCTGACTTGGAAGCGCCGGGAATAAGCTGGATGTTCGAGAAACGAATGCCCGAAATCCCGGTTTCCTTCTCTGATCTATTGTCATTGGCGCACTCGGACATAGACTCCAGTTTTGGTCAGGCAATTGAAATTTGCGCTCATCGGCTTCAGGACACATTGGAACGTGGGATATATGTGCTTCCTGCATTCAGGTCGCCTGAACAGGTCTCAAGCCTGGAAATTCGACCAGAGCACCTCTTGAAAAGCTCTGAGGACCCTTATGCTCTAACAATGCTTTTAGCGCACCTAGGAAAAAAACTTTCTGTAGATGTTGTGGTAGCGGATTTAAGAGCCGGTTTTTCTGAACTTTCCGCCGGGTTGATTCTGGACCCTAGAGTCTTCAGGGTGTTGGTAACGACTTTGAGCAGCCAATCCGTCCAAGGTACCTGTAGACTAATAGAACTATTGGCAAGACGTACACCTTCAGCAAGAGAAGACTGGCCGATTCCGGCCCTCATTATCTCTCAATATCCCGATGAATACAACATGTCCGAGTTTGCTTTGTCTGCGCAGGACCGGCTACAGGAAGCACTGGAGCAGTTGAAAGGAAGCGAGCCCGAGGCAAATTCTGATACCCTGATACCGGAAATTGTCGAATCTAGATTTGATCCATCTTTGTTGATCCTGAAGAAGGACTGGGAAGACATCCTCAAACAAGTACGTAACAGTCAATTAACACGAAATATCAGGAGCTTGATCGAATGGGTGGGTATAGTGAGGCCAAAAGAAGGCGGAGATTTAATCACTCCTTTGACTGAGTTGCCTAAGAAACGAGCGGATCTGAGAATTGTTTCGGCCGACCTTGAGTATGCTGAAAAAGCCAAATCTGAGGAGTTCTTGACCACTGGTGCACTCAGTCGACTTGCCGCTGATTACAGGGTTCGCGTTCCTATTTCTGTTATAGTGGGAGCTAAAGGCGCTGGTAAGACATTTACATTCCTTCAGCTGATTCGATTGAAGCACTGGGTCACTTTCTGCCAACGAGTGCATGAGACTGCAGACGTCCAAGCACAATTCTTCCCTTTTTTGGCCTCCAGAAACCTGGAGGATTCTGTTCAAGAAATGGTCGCAAGGACAGCCAGGGAAGTCTCCACAGAGATGAATTTTGCTGAATCAATGAACTCGACAGATATTCGAGAAAGAATTGAGGATTGGCTAAAGAGTCCCATGACGGAGGGTGAGTGGAGGCGTCATTGGATTGATCTATTAGCTTGGGCCGTAGGTTTTCAACGCTTAAAGGAAAACGCAGGAGAAGAATTTATTAACAAATTAAAATCATTGAACAAGAAATTGATCATTTTAGTTGATGGATTAGAAGAACTCTTTTTGGAAATATCCGATAATCATGAGCAACAAAATGCATTGCGTGCGCTGCTGCAGCAAGTTCCTGAATGGCTCCAGCAACAAGCTGGGAGACCTCTCGGTATCTTGCTTTTCGTAAGACGAGATCTCGTTTTGTATTCAATAAAACAGAATGCGGCCCAGTTTTTGTCGCGTTATGAATCTTACGCTCTGCGATGGAGTCAAGAAGAAGCCTTACGATTGGTGGTTTGGATCGCTCAGACCTCGGGCATCGATCTCGGAATGCCCCCTGACCGGGTGCAAGATGCTTCTGAAGAGGAATTGACAGAAAAGCTGGTTCCCATTTGGGGTACCAAACTTGGTAAGAATGAGTCTAAAGAGGCACGGACTGCAGCATGGGTCAAATATGCACTTTCCGATTTAAAACTGCAAATTCAAGCACGAGACGTGGTCCGGTTCTTGAAACTTGCCGCTGATGGGTCAGTGACAGATAAATTCTGGTCTGATCGAATCTTGGCCCCACCTGCCATTCGCAAGGCATTAAGAGAATGTAGTATTGGCAAGATTCAAGAAGTCAGTCAGGAGAATTATCCTCTTAGAGATGTATTTGAGAAATTAAGAAAAACGGAAACCGCCTCTCGGCAGATCCCCTTTAATGCAGATGAATTTAATCTGACTACTAAGGATCTTAAAATATTAGAAGAAAATGGGGCTTTATTGCAGGATGGTGAGGACTGTTATATGCCAGAGATTTTTCGCCAAGGTCTTGGGTTCACTCTAAAACATGGAAAGCGCCCTCGCGTTTTGGCTCTAGCAAAACGTGCCTCTCTGAGGGAATGA
- a CDS encoding class I adenylate-forming enzyme family protein yields the protein MTVSKWIHMGTVLSQHATHYPDKLGCQDKKRDFTFREWNERSCRLGNGLADMGCSHGDRFAVIAYNRVEWMEMYVGCAKGGQICVPLMFRLAAPEIEYIVNDSGCKAFIVEKQFVGLVNSIKSKFPIAADNYVYLGDAGDTVPDGYIGYEQWLAKSSPEEPDVMVDAADSWTFMYTSGTTGKPKGVVRTHESYMAMYYLDVANMGVRSTDKVMMVMPMCHVNSIFYSFPYTLVTAPVCVYNEASFNPEDFLATVEKHRITFVSLVPTHYIMILSLPDEIKKKFDVSSMRQLLISSAPARRDTKVAILEFFKNAELWEAYGSTEAGLVTLCRPEDQLRKLGTIGQEIFGVDRIKVLDEEGNEVPDGQVGELYARTPILFKEYWHLPEKTKEVFVGEWFTAGDMCYRDPDGFYVLVDRKANMIITGGENVFPSEVENAVGEHPSVKDVAVIGIPDEKWGEAVHAVVILNEGHDVTDGLKDELKRFAKNRIAAYKVPKTFDFIEDDDMPRTGTGKILHRKLREKYGTWSQSR from the coding sequence ATGACGGTAAGTAAGTGGATTCACATGGGAACAGTCCTGAGCCAACATGCGACGCATTATCCGGACAAGCTCGGCTGTCAGGACAAGAAACGTGACTTCACCTTTCGGGAGTGGAACGAGCGAAGCTGCAGGTTGGGCAACGGTCTTGCGGATATGGGCTGTTCTCACGGAGACAGATTTGCTGTCATCGCGTACAACCGGGTGGAATGGATGGAGATGTACGTGGGATGTGCGAAGGGCGGGCAAATATGCGTGCCTCTCATGTTTCGTCTGGCTGCACCCGAAATCGAGTACATCGTCAACGATTCCGGCTGCAAAGCATTCATTGTGGAAAAGCAGTTTGTCGGTCTTGTGAACAGCATTAAGAGCAAGTTCCCCATAGCCGCAGACAACTACGTTTATCTGGGAGATGCTGGAGATACTGTGCCTGATGGGTACATCGGGTATGAGCAATGGCTTGCAAAGTCATCTCCTGAAGAACCGGACGTGATGGTGGATGCAGCGGACTCCTGGACCTTCATGTACACTTCCGGAACCACCGGAAAGCCCAAAGGTGTGGTCAGAACACACGAAAGCTACATGGCCATGTATTACCTGGACGTCGCCAACATGGGCGTCCGTTCGACGGACAAGGTCATGATGGTCATGCCCATGTGTCACGTGAACTCCATTTTCTATTCGTTTCCGTACACTCTGGTGACTGCTCCGGTCTGCGTGTACAATGAAGCCAGTTTCAACCCGGAAGATTTTCTGGCCACAGTCGAAAAACACCGCATCACCTTCGTATCGCTGGTACCCACGCATTACATTATGATTCTTTCGCTTCCGGATGAAATAAAGAAGAAATTCGATGTCTCCAGCATGCGGCAGTTACTGATTTCCTCGGCCCCTGCCAGGAGAGACACAAAGGTCGCTATCCTGGAATTCTTCAAAAATGCCGAATTGTGGGAAGCATACGGCTCCACGGAAGCCGGACTGGTTACGCTCTGCCGACCTGAAGATCAACTCCGAAAACTCGGAACCATCGGGCAGGAGATTTTCGGGGTGGACAGGATCAAAGTCCTGGACGAAGAAGGAAATGAAGTGCCTGACGGACAGGTGGGCGAACTCTATGCCCGCACCCCCATACTTTTCAAGGAATACTGGCATCTGCCCGAGAAGACAAAAGAGGTTTTTGTCGGAGAATGGTTTACTGCAGGTGACATGTGTTACCGGGATCCCGACGGATTCTACGTGCTTGTGGACCGTAAAGCGAACATGATCATAACGGGCGGCGAAAACGTGTTCCCATCGGAAGTGGAAAACGCGGTGGGCGAACATCCCTCGGTGAAAGATGTAGCGGTAATCGGGATTCCCGACGAAAAGTGGGGTGAAGCCGTCCATGCAGTGGTTATCCTGAATGAAGGCCATGATGTCACTGACGGTTTGAAAGATGAGTTGAAGAGATTCGCGAAAAACAGAATCGCAGCATACAAGGTGCCGAAGACTTTTGATTTTATCGAAGATGACGATATGCCCCGTACAGGAACGGGGAAGATCCTACATAGAAAACTCAGGGAAAAATACGGCACCTGGAGCCAGAGTCGTTGA
- a CDS encoding IS110 family transposase produces the protein MPSRNQNNTTISVVHEISCGLDVHKNSVSACLLYSDSSGTEQSEMREFQTFTDDLIKLKEWLLERECPVIAMESTGPYWTPVHNVLEDSVKVILVNARHMRNVPGHKTDISDSRWLAGLLRHGLLKAAFIPPKHQRQWRDLTRMRRNYKEDLGDFQRRVHKLFQQSNIKIDSVVSDLFGATGRNLMKLLISGDNSPTISEVENCLRGSLQDKAAELHRSVQGFFEAHHRFLLSLLLNTIENLETQISILESRIKEVMRDAQEAIRRLEEIPGVGAVSSHAILAEIGPTLTEFPTAHALASWCGLSPGNNQSGGKRFSGKSPVKKNHLKTIMVEVAWPAIKARGSYYRAKYYALKARLGAKKAIIAVAHKILKTIYHVLKYGVHFKDLGETYLLERNREAKIKYLTWQASLIGYELVPLDQPAATAQAPIFT, from the coding sequence ATGCCCTCAAGAAACCAGAATAACACTACCATATCAGTCGTGCACGAGATATCGTGCGGATTGGACGTCCACAAAAATTCCGTGTCAGCGTGTCTGTTGTATTCAGACAGTTCCGGTACAGAGCAATCCGAAATGCGTGAGTTCCAAACATTCACAGATGACCTTATCAAACTCAAGGAATGGCTCCTGGAACGAGAGTGTCCTGTAATTGCGATGGAGAGTACAGGACCATATTGGACTCCTGTTCATAACGTCCTTGAAGATTCCGTCAAGGTTATCTTGGTGAATGCCCGACACATGAGAAATGTTCCAGGCCATAAGACCGACATCAGCGACAGCAGATGGCTAGCCGGACTCTTGCGTCACGGCCTGCTCAAGGCCGCCTTTATTCCTCCGAAACATCAAAGACAGTGGCGTGATTTGACCCGAATGAGAAGAAACTACAAAGAAGACCTCGGGGATTTCCAACGCCGCGTTCACAAGCTCTTTCAACAGTCAAACATTAAAATCGATTCCGTGGTATCCGACCTGTTCGGCGCAACGGGCCGCAACCTCATGAAACTCTTAATCTCAGGCGACAATTCCCCTACGATTTCCGAGGTTGAAAATTGTCTGAGAGGATCGCTGCAAGACAAGGCAGCGGAGCTCCATCGCTCTGTCCAAGGCTTCTTCGAGGCCCATCACCGGTTCCTGTTGTCTCTTTTGCTCAACACGATCGAAAACCTAGAGACCCAAATCTCTATCCTTGAATCCCGTATCAAGGAAGTAATGAGAGACGCTCAGGAAGCGATCCGGCGGCTCGAAGAGATTCCCGGTGTAGGCGCGGTTTCCTCCCATGCCATATTGGCCGAGATAGGCCCAACCCTGACTGAGTTCCCCACCGCCCATGCCCTCGCTTCCTGGTGTGGCCTCTCTCCCGGAAACAACCAAAGCGGTGGCAAGCGATTCAGTGGCAAGAGCCCTGTCAAAAAGAACCACCTAAAAACCATCATGGTTGAAGTAGCCTGGCCGGCAATCAAGGCACGAGGATCCTACTACCGGGCCAAATATTACGCCCTGAAAGCGCGCTTGGGGGCCAAAAAGGCCATAATCGCAGTAGCCCACAAAATCCTTAAAACCATTTACCATGTACTCAAATACGGAGTACATTTCAAAGATCTCGGAGAGACTTACCTGCTCGAAAGAAACCGAGAGGCCAAGATAAAATACCTTACCTGGCAAGCGTCTCTCATTGGGTACGAACTCGTACCCCTGGATCAACCGGCAGCAACAGCCCAAGCACCTATATTCACTTAG
- a CDS encoding radical SAM protein — translation MTQHKGNLCRTRVPEVYRLLSPCRLCPRACGVDRVGGQRGYCGAGPIPEVASIVPHFGEEPPLVVNGGAGTVFFSRCNLRCMYCQNFQISQGNIGSPIHPEALATAMLHLQEQGCANIEFVSPNHHLPGLLEALSIAFDRGLDLPIVYNTNGYEAPDILDLLEGVIDVYLPDLKYASEKLAGRYSDASEYPRVAREAILKMYAQVGDLQLDSDGRAIRGMILRHLILPGDISGTRETLTWIRDSLPRSVTVSLLAQYAPLHRAYEDLHLSRKITQEEYDRVLDLAWDMGLENAFIQDLDSQDMGIPDFRAEKPFIWND, via the coding sequence ATGACCCAACATAAAGGAAATCTCTGTCGAACTCGCGTTCCGGAGGTATACCGATTATTGTCCCCCTGCCGATTGTGTCCGCGCGCGTGCGGAGTGGATCGTGTCGGGGGGCAGCGCGGGTATTGCGGTGCAGGCCCGATACCCGAAGTGGCTTCCATTGTCCCGCATTTCGGCGAGGAGCCGCCGCTCGTTGTCAACGGTGGAGCGGGAACGGTCTTTTTCTCCAGATGCAATCTCAGATGCATGTATTGTCAGAATTTTCAAATCAGCCAGGGTAATATCGGATCGCCGATCCATCCTGAAGCGCTTGCGACCGCAATGCTCCATTTACAGGAACAGGGCTGTGCGAATATTGAATTCGTCTCACCGAACCATCACCTGCCCGGACTGCTGGAAGCACTGTCCATAGCATTCGACCGAGGCCTTGACCTGCCCATTGTGTACAATACCAACGGGTATGAAGCCCCGGATATTCTCGACTTGCTCGAAGGAGTCATCGACGTGTACCTGCCCGACCTGAAGTATGCTTCCGAGAAATTGGCCGGAAGGTATTCCGATGCATCGGAATATCCTCGTGTTGCTCGCGAAGCGATACTCAAGATGTACGCTCAGGTAGGCGATTTGCAATTGGATTCGGACGGTCGGGCGATCCGAGGAATGATTCTGAGACACCTCATCCTGCCTGGAGACATTTCCGGAACAAGAGAAACTTTGACCTGGATACGAGACAGTCTTCCTCGGTCTGTTACCGTGTCTCTCTTGGCCCAATATGCGCCGCTTCATCGAGCCTATGAGGATCTCCATCTGAGCCGTAAGATTACTCAGGAGGAATACGACCGCGTTCTCGATCTGGCATGGGATATGGGACTGGAAAACGCATTTATTCAGGATTTGGACTCACAGGATATGGGCATACCTGATTTTCGTGCAGAAAAGCCCTTTATTTGGAATGATTGA